The following coding sequences are from one Cygnus olor isolate bCygOlo1 chromosome 2, bCygOlo1.pri.v2, whole genome shotgun sequence window:
- the LOC121065752 gene encoding protein adenylyltransferase SelO-like, translated as MASPSPAAPAPPSQSRRDPEAEAPLRRHPPAGRLGGRTNRQTSRQTDGRAAPGPSSRPYAGRGRGAILGGCDPHVPFPPVEGSFLGDMLRLRVPWAVAYFVWACGVGCVDLNPLRPSWGLCRAPLGLNASPLGQGCGETWWGDAGLDAWGLSSASLVDSFPIDPIQENYIRTVRNCIFSVVYPTPFKSKVLLVAVSKDVIENILDLHISVQGTWDFLQFVSGGKVILGSVPLAHRYGGHQFGSWAGQLGDGRAHLIGVYTNRHGERWELQLKGSGKTPYSRNGDGRAVLRSSVREFLCSEAMHYLGIPTNRAASIVVSDDEVWRDQFYNGNIKKERGAIVLRLAKSWFRIGSLEILAHSGELDLQRRLLDFIIQEHFPLIVVNDSDRYLEFFSTVVSETANLIALWMSVGFAHGVCNTDNFSLLSITIDYGPFGFMDSYDPNFVPNTSDDEGRYKIGNQANVGLFNLNKLLQALKPLLDPRQKQLASQILEGYGQRYYTRFTELFRAKLGLLGDDEDDNYLIAFLLKLMEDRRADFTMTFRELSEITEDQLKELHIPEEFWALQDLGKHKLFSEWVAMYLLRLEHNKGDTDIKRRKRMTAVNPRYVLRNWMAESAVQKANLNDFSEVHLLQQILQHPFRRQKAAEKAGYSLHPPAWAKDLKVSCSS; from the exons ATGGcgtcccccagccccgccgcacCGGCGCCGCCTTCCCAGTCCCGCCGCGACCCGGAGGCGGaagccccgctccgccgccaCCCTCCGGCAGGGCGGCTCGGAGGACGGACGAACAGACAGACAAGCAGACAAACGGACGGacgggcagcccccggcccctcgtCTCGCCCCTacgcggggcgggggcgcggcgCCATCTTAGGTGGCTGCGACCCTCATGTCCCCTTCCCCCCTGTCGAAGGGAGCTTTTTGGGGGACATGCTGCGGCTCCGTGTCCCGTGGGCTGTCGCCTACTTCGTCTGGGCTTGTGGGGTCGGCTGTGTGGACCTGAACCCGCTCCGTCCCTCCTGGGGGCTCTGCCGGGCTCCCCTCGGCCTGAACGCATCGCCCttggggcagggctgcggggagaCGTGGTGGGGAGACGCCGGCCTCGACGCCTGGGGGCTCTCCTCAGCCAGCCTCGTAG ATTCTTTTCCAATTGATCCAATCCAGGAAAATTATATCCGTACCgtgagaaactgcattttttcagttgtctATCCTACACCTTTTAAATCCAAAGTTCTTCTTGTAGCTGTTTCAAAG gatgttattgaaaatattttggatctTCATATATCTGTCCAAGGAACATGggattttctgcagtttgtcaGTGGTGGGAAAGTGATACTTGGGTCTGTTCCATTGGCCCACAGATACGGAGGACATCAG tTTGGTAGCTGGGCAGGTCAGCTGGGTGATGGAAGAGCTCACTTGATCGGAGTATATACAAACAG GCATGGTGAAAGGTGGGAACTCCAGTTGAAGGGCTCAGGAAAGACCCCATACTCCAG GAATGGTGATGGAAGAGCTGTGCTTCGCTCTTCCGTGCGAGAATTTTTGTGTAGTGAGGCTATGCACTATCTTGGAATTCCAACAAACAGAGCTGccag CATAGTTGTAAGTGACGATGAAGTGTGGAGAGACCAGTTTTACAATGGAAATATTAAGAAAGAGAGAG GTGCTATAGTGCTACGTCTTGCCAAATCGTGGTTTCGTATAGGATCCTTAGAAATCTTAGCTCATTCTGGGGAACTGGACTTACAAAG GAGATTGCTTGACTTTATCATCCAGGAACATTTTCCATTAATAGTTGTGAATGATTCAGATCGATATCTG GAATTTTTCTCTACAGTCGTATCAGAGACTGCAAATTTGATTGCATTGTGGATGTCTGTGGGTTTTGCACATG GTGTATGCAATACAGATAACTTCAGTTTATTATCCATAACAATAGATTATGGTCCGTTTGGATTTATGGACTCCTATGATCCAA attttgttcCAAATACATCTGATGATGAAGGGAGGTATAAAATAGGAAACCAGGCAAATGTTGGGCTGTTTAATCTGAACAAGCTGTTACAAGCTCTAAAACCTTTATTGGATCCCAGGCAAAAGCAGCT AGCTTCCCAGATTCTGGAGGGATATGGTCAACGCTATTATACACG ttttacagaatTGTTCAGAGCAAAATTGGGTCTTCTTGGGGACGATGAGGATGACAACTATTTGATTGCTTTCCTCCTAAAA CTCATGGAAGATAGGAGGGCTGATTTTACAATGACGTTTCGAGAGCTGAGTGAAATTACTGAAGACCAGTTAAAGGAGCTCCACATCCCTGAG gAGTTCTGGGCTCTCCAGGATCTGGGTAAACACAAGTTATTTTCGGAATGGGTCGCTATGTACCTCTTGCGATTAGAACA TAACAAGGGTGATACAGAcatcaagagaagaaaaagaatgacag CTGTTAATCCCAGATACGTGCTTAGAAATTGGATGGCAGAATCAGCAGTGCAAAAAGCCaatttgaatgatttttcaGAG GTTCACCTCCTACAACAGATTTTACAACATCCCTTTCGGAGACAGAaggctgcagagaaagcagGCTATTCCCTACACCCACCAGCTTGGGCCAAGGATCTTAAAGTAAGCTGTTCATCCTGA